A stretch of the bacterium genome encodes the following:
- a CDS encoding NADP-dependent malic enzyme, with amino-acid sequence MKKDYGKLALEQTKKTKGKLEIRSKVNLESREDLATAYTPGVAAVSRLLAEKPELASQYSIKANSVAVVSDGSAVLGLGNIGPLGALPVMEGKAILFKEFAGVDAYPIVLNTQDPDEIVKTVKNLAPGFGGINLEDIAAPNCFYIEDELQNLGIPVFHDDQHGTAVVVLAALINAAKVVGKEMKNLQVVINGAGAAGQAVAKILLGFGVKELILVDSKGAIYTGRGQLDRNKEKLAQLTNKDRVVGQLDKAIAGKDVFIGVSKAGLLTQGMVRSMNEAPIVFAMANPNPEIEPALAKKAGAVVVGTGRSDFPNQINNVLAFPGIFRGALDRGAKRITKEMKLAAALALAKEVGRPHSEQIVPSPLDKKVAKKVAAAVYKAA; translated from the coding sequence ATGAAAAAAGATTACGGCAAATTAGCGCTTGAACAAACGAAAAAGACAAAAGGTAAGCTTGAGATTCGTTCTAAGGTTAATCTAGAGAGCAGAGAAGACCTCGCAACTGCCTATACTCCTGGCGTCGCCGCAGTTTCTAGGTTACTTGCAGAAAAGCCAGAACTGGCCTCCCAATATTCAATCAAAGCTAACTCAGTGGCTGTGGTTTCTGATGGCTCGGCAGTTTTGGGTTTGGGTAACATTGGTCCTTTGGGAGCCTTACCAGTCATGGAAGGGAAGGCGATCCTCTTCAAAGAGTTCGCCGGAGTTGATGCTTATCCAATCGTCCTTAATACTCAGGATCCTGATGAGATTGTTAAAACCGTCAAAAACTTAGCCCCTGGTTTTGGCGGAATTAATCTGGAAGACATTGCCGCCCCGAATTGCTTTTATATCGAAGACGAGCTACAAAATCTTGGAATTCCTGTTTTTCATGACGACCAACACGGTACTGCGGTAGTTGTGCTTGCTGCTCTAATTAACGCGGCTAAAGTGGTCGGTAAGGAGATGAAAAATTTACAGGTAGTTATTAACGGAGCGGGAGCAGCCGGACAAGCAGTTGCCAAAATTTTGCTTGGCTTCGGAGTAAAAGAGTTAATTTTAGTTGATTCTAAAGGGGCAATTTACACCGGACGAGGTCAGCTGGATCGTAACAAAGAAAAACTTGCGCAGCTAACTAACAAAGACAGGGTTGTTGGGCAACTGGATAAAGCGATCGCGGGTAAGGACGTTTTTATCGGAGTTTCCAAGGCGGGTTTGTTAACGCAGGGAATGGTTCGCTCAATGAATGAGGCGCCAATTGTTTTTGCGATGGCCAATCCGAACCCAGAGATAGAGCCCGCTTTAGCTAAAAAAGCTGGTGCGGTGGTGGTTGGAACGGGAAGAAGTGATTTTCCCAACCAAATTAACAATGTCTTGGCTTTCCCGGGAATTTTCCGAGGAGCCCTTGACCGAGGGGCCAAGAGGATTACCAAGGAGATGAAATTGGCCGCAGCCTTGGCTTTGGCTAAGGAAGTTGGCAGACCACACAGTGAGCAAATTGTTCCCTCACCCCTAGACAAAAAGGTTGCTAAAAAGGTAGCAGCTGCAGTTTACAAAGCAGCTTAG